One window of Amaranthus tricolor cultivar Red isolate AtriRed21 chromosome 13, ASM2621246v1, whole genome shotgun sequence genomic DNA carries:
- the LOC130797500 gene encoding 24-methylenesterol C-methyltransferase 2 — MDSMVLICTLTLLFGGLYWFICVHGPAEQKGKRAVDLSGGSISAEKVQDKYKQYWSFFRRPKEIETAEKVPDFVDTFYNLVTDIYEWGWGQSFHFSPSIPGKSHRDETRIHEEMAVDLIQVSPGNKILDVGCGVGGPMRAIARHSRANVVGITINEYQVNRAKMHNKKAGLDSLCDVVCGNFLEMPFDDNSFDGAYSIEATCHAPKLEDVYAEIYRVLKPGSLYVSYEWVTTHKYNHEDPEHRDVIQGIERGDALPGMRSYSDISMAAKKVGFEVVEERDLAAPPAKPWWNRLKMGRIAYWRNHIVVTILAAIGVAPKGTVDVHEMLFKTADYLTRGGESGIFSPMHMILCRKPRDANCVDNYDS, encoded by the coding sequence ATGGATTCCATGGTATTGATTTGCACACTAACTCTCCTCTTCGGAGGCCTCTATTGGTTCATCTGTGTGCACGGCCCTGCTGAACAAAAAGGCAAACGTGCTGTTGATCTTTCCGGCGGTTCAATCTCCGCCGAAAAGGTCCAAGACAAATACAAACAATACTGGTCCTTTTTCCGCCGCCCGAAAGAAATCGAAACGGCCGAAAAAGTCCCTGATTTCGTAGATACATTCTACAATCTTGTCACTGATATCTACGAATGGGGTTGGGGTCAAAGCTTCCATTTCTCCCCTTCAATCCCGGGTAAATCCCACCGCGATGAAACCCGTATTCATGAAGAAATGGCTGTTGATCTAATCCAAGTATCTCCAGGTAACAAAATTCTCGATGTTGGTTGTGGTGTTGGTGGTCCGATGCGTGCAATCGCTCGTCATTCCCGTGCGAATGTGGTCGGAATCACCATCAACGAATATCAAGTTAACCGTGCAAAAATGCACAATAAAAAAGCTGGGTTAGATTCTTTATGCGATGTCGTTTGTGGTAATTTCCTCGAGATGCCTTTTGATGATAATTCCTTTGATGGAGCCTACTCAATCGAAGCAACATGTCATGCTCCCAAACTAGAAGATGTATATGCGGAAATTTACCGGGTCTTAAAACCCGGATCCCTTTATGTTTCTTATGAATGGGTCACAACCCATAAGTACAACCATGAGGACCCGGAACATAGAGATGTAATCCAAGGGATTGAAAGAGGTGATGCACTTCCGGGTATGAGGAGCTATTCGGATATTTCTATGGCGGCAAAGAAAGTGGGTTTTGAGGTTGTGGAAGAAAGGGATTTAGCTGCTCCACCAGCGAAACCATGGTGGAACCGACTTAAAATGGGTCGGATTGCGTATTGGAGGAACCATATTGTGGTTACTATATTAGCTGCTATTGGGGTTGCACCGAAAGGTACGGTGGACGTTCATGAGATGTTGTTCAAAACTGCTGATTATCTTACACGTGGCGGTGAATCTGGAATTTTTAGCCCTATGCACATGATTCTCTGTAGAAAGCCTCGTGATGCTAACTGTGTGGACAACTACGATTCTTGA